One window of the Scylla paramamosain isolate STU-SP2022 chromosome 22, ASM3559412v1, whole genome shotgun sequence genome contains the following:
- the LOC135111405 gene encoding codanin-1-like isoform X3 has product MAALIEQLVQGDLRPDDLLRWLDGVSTDTIPQELLPFRVEFVPVFLNYLREQSSSVLQSSSEVTPSKVPSSVRVTKYVSPRKAPASRGNQRRRQHCSSRAKSLMFAESSSKEATSSSDESKVPAVEQLLRESSLPGDSWGGAGPRVSLREKTHRSKRHSLEGADHRGKHSEQRLVLGDFITSGVKQSKKKGSHLQGITSPPADSRAGGNSWSLRRQESPQVLDLSDQEAFPVVGATPSPQDRQSKRRINPTRILSPPSSGTSTQHHSKVKLFGEGSKAVFGVPYCQSPCSPFLAGEGAGSSSLEEERELLRLERLKRQGGGGVNGGKPEKLVAQESPPNQVVQKPAERTADHFKALPDLVTNHSCLDALAEVYANLILHSFAPNLMVELYYTLQLLTVPVTEEAEESSSSLLGTAHNCVYFATGVLLRVASLLKLLDRGALKLLSENPRVAAFSEELHRLLLEHLERPPPAPFLTQAPKSPIGGVSFQSDTDNRNNFPSDQAFHLFRKQRDSFYEMLRVWEEGHLTPGWSFSHTLASRIHYLLQISPSPTNLVHFARLFQSQLLAMCRGDDDQCHPNQDQEVLGVLTVLRRQHPEKYKRLYERLVTPAQLGGPCPAPSFSGSQEFFKDFIITAASFTFNQHLKDVLVSQILMLSEQQFLTMEQEEGDPVDNMVREEARSVVLNLRLLAKFLGFLEFLPYQTSEHLQENVLASQIALRSKVCPPVSLCGALRRCAAAGQLVVGVTWVVELLSMVDPVALHTYHYLTVVMALREVLRLLHVARRPEGGTGCSSCGRACAGKTFAPSNSLLLKLLLGWLFDLPNFPDGLFFVEVSEADIDHQEYSLTLSTLNTHYSRLCAACLSLMLHTVPSKPEKEIPQLSQDAMSVGEMSPTKNCNPHPQALEDTQTCTPSKHVLQGAAFSPLKTPSKALVMSMVETPQVTPLKGSDTQVATETTHTLDEALFVDHQMITLCCPFVSELKNLLSDSLLGVAGSNKGASTFRKITPHSASDKSVHSHLQLQMQLEDNFFHNQPTSVRKTTDFVVERVSSNVIKTLRCQVLPSLREAAMEKLKAVIAEQFQSTPQGGERVRDLVRQQVVEVGREVSEEARARCAQITHQHCNGEVEPALALLLPPDISPQGVEVCRKLVSRCSREKVAAWVQSHLTPTLFCKDLTADADRLIRQAQKAADLQAAAQQTSSTDVTPSNSECVEVCPGVVVMDVSTPSHSRTPQSPLDHSFSSPVHQPRQLQLLSKKATTPPEGLPLKAKEHLPEAPAPSMVLNTIKSILREVTSSPGSDLSGLVTRELLLAITGDVRRSLSQRQDVLLTAHRALETLTVDLLVVMAVCVPPLITSEIQEEFVSLWRPVALGGVLPSPACLGSILCPRTVMLVAQNPNVAHQKLSWKKIEELICLLLTTELLTPATLLDHSVALLRHSWPQEILSGISVCIEGVTRTALKQKEFQDDSTLMQMLDWVGWVCEQMDDLGEDF; this is encoded by the exons ATGGCGGCGCTCATAGAACAGCTAGTGCAGGGTGATTTGAGGCCCGATGACTTGCTTCGGTGGCTGGACGGGGTTTCAACA GATACCATACCACAGGAGCTGCTTCCCTTCAGGGTGGAGTTTGTGCCGGTGTTCCTGAATTACCTGCGGGAACAGTCCAGCAG TGTGTTGCAGAGCAGCTCAGAGGTCACCCCCAGCAAGGTGCCCAGCTCTGTGCGAGTCACCAAGTATGTCTCCCCACGCAAGGCCCCAGCCAGCAGAGGCAACCAGCGCCGCCGTCAGCACTGCTCCTCCCGGGCCAAGAGTCTCATGTTTGCAGAATCCTCCAGTAAG GAGGCCACAAGTTCGTCAGATGAGAGCAAAGTCCCTGCCGTGGAGCAGCTCCTGCGGGAATCCAGCCTGCCAGGAGACAGCTGGGGTGGCGCTGGGCCCAGAGTGTCCCTGCGTGAGAAGACCCACCGCAGCAAGCGACACAGCTTGGAGGGCGCCGACCACCGGGGAAAGCACAGTGAGCAGAGGCTGGTCCTGGGGGACTTCATCACTTCAGGGGTGAAGCAAAGCAAGAAGAAGGGTTCCCACCTGCAGGGCATCACCAGTCCCCCGGCAGACAGCAGGGCCGGGGGCAACAGCTGGTCCCTCCGCCGGCAGGAGTCCCCTCAGGTTCTAGACTTGAGTGACCAGGAGGCCTTCCCTGTTGTGGGCGCCACACCATCGCCACAGGACCGGCAGTCCAAGCGCAGGATAAACCCCACCCGCATCCTGTCGCCTCCCAGCAGCGGCACCAGCACGCAGCACCACAGCAAAGTGAAGTTGTTCGGGGAGGGCAGCAAGGCAGTGTTTGGGGTGCCATACTGCCAGTCCCCCTGCTCCCCATTCCTTGCCGGTGAGGGGGCAGGCAGCAGCAGCCTGGAGGAAGAGCGGGAGCTGCTGCGGCTGGAGAGGCTCAAGAGGcagggtggaggtggtgtgaaTGGAGGGAAGCCAGAAAAACTTGTGGCCCAGGAGTCTCCACCTAACCAAGTGGTACAAAAGCCTGCAGAGAGGACAGCAGACCACTTCAAAGCCTTACCAGACCTAGTCACAAACCACAGCTGCCTTGATGCACTGGCTGAAGTATACGCCAACTTGATATTACACAGCTTCGCCCCAAACCTCATGGTGGAGCTGTACTACACCCTGCAGCTCCTCACAGTGCCAGTGACAGAAGAGGCTgaggagagcagcagcagcctcctTGGCACGGCTCACAATTGTGTGTATTTTGCCACTGGCGTGCTTCTCAGGGTGGCCAGCCTGCTCAAGCTGCTGGACAGAGGAGCACTGAAGCTTCTGTCTGAGAACCCACGTGTGGCAGCCTTCTCAGAGGAGCTACACAGGCTACTGCTGGAGCACCTGGAGAGGCCGCCCCCCGCCCCCTTCCTCACCCAGGCACCCAAGTCACCCATCGGTGGTGTCTCCTTCCAGTCCGACACAGACAACCGTAACAACTTCCCCAGTGACCAGGCCTTCCATCTCTTCAGGAAGCAGCGGGACTCCTTCTATGAG ATGCtgcgtgtgtgggaggagggccACCTCACCCCTGGCTGGAGCTTCAGCCACACCCTGGCCTCCCGCATCCACTACCTGCTGCAGATCAGCCCAAGCCCCACCAACCTGGTCCACTTTGCCCGCCTCTTCCAGTCCCAGCTGCTGGCAATGTGTCGGGGTGATGACGACCAGTGCCACCCCAACCAGGACCAGGAAG TCCTTGGGGTGCTGACGGTGCTGAGGAGGCAACACCCTGAGAAGTACAAGCGCCTGTATGAGCGGCTGGTGACGCCGGCACAGCTGGGGGGACCCTGCCCAGCACCCTCCTTCTCCGGCTCTCAAGAGTTCTTCAAGGATTTCATCATTACAGCCGCCAGCTTCACCTTCAACCAGCACCTGAAGGACGTCCTGGTCAGCCAGATTCTCATGCTGAGCGAGCAGCAGTtcctcaccatggagcaggaggagggcg ATCCCGTAGACAACATGGTGAGGGAGGAAGCACGCTCGGTGGTGCTCAACCTGCGTCTCCTGGCCAAGTTCCTGGGTTTCCTGGAGTTCCTGCCATACCAGACCAGTGAACACCTGCAGGAGAATGTGTTGGCCAGCCAGATAGCGCTCAGGAGTAAG GTGTGTCCGCCTGTCAGCCTGTGTGGTGCGCTGCGGAGGTGTGCAGCAGCGGGCCagctggtggtgggggtgacgTGGGTGGTGGAGCTGCTCAGCATGGTGGACCCAGTGGCTCTGCACACCTACCACTACCTGACGGTGGTGATGGCACTCAGGGAGGTGCTCAGGCTGCTGCATGTGGCCCG CAGGCCTGAAGGAGGGACAGGGTGTTCTTCATGTGGGAGAGCCTGTGCAGGGAAGACCTTTGCCCCATCCAACAGCCTCCTTCTCAAGCTGCTCCTTGGCTGGCTCTTTGACCTGCCCAACTTCCCAGACGGCCTCTTCTTTGTGGAGGTCTCGGAGGCGGACATTGACCACCAGGAATACAGTCTTACCCTTTCCACGCTGAACACTCACTACTCCCGCCTGTGTGCTGCATGCCTCAGCCTGATGTTGCACACAGTCCCCAGTAAACCTGAAAAGGAGATCCCACAGCTGTCACAGGATGCCATGTCTGTAGGGGAGATGTCACCCACCAAGAACTGTAACCCTCACCCTCAGGCCCTGGAAGACACCCAGACCTGCACGCCCTCAAAGCACGTCTTGCAAG GTGCAGCCTTCTCCCCGCTTAAGACTCCCTCCAAGGCGCTGGTGATGAGCATGGTGGAGACGCCCCAGGTGACTCCCCTCAAGGGCTCTGATACCCAGGTGGCCACGGAGACAACTCATACACTGGACGAGGCGCTGTTTGTGGACCACCAG ATGATCACGCTGTGTTGCCCCTTCGTGAGTGAGCTGAAGAACCTCCTGAGTGACTCTCTGCTGGGGGTGGCCGGCAGCAATAAGGGAGCCAGTACCTTCCGAAAGATTACCCCACACTCTGCCTCCGACAAGTCTGTTCACTCCCACCTACAGCTGCAG ATGCAGCTGGAGGACAACTTCTTCCACAACCAGCCCACGTCAGTGCGCAAGACAACGGACTTTGTGGTGGAGCGCGTGTCCTCCAACGTGATCAAGACGTTGCGGTGCCAGGTGCTCCCCTCACTCAGGGAGGCTGCCATGGAGAAG CTGAAGGCAGTGATAGCAGAGCAGTTCCAGAGCACTCCTCAGGGTGGGGAGCGGGTGCGGGACTTGGTGCGGCAgcaagtggtggaggtggggcgGGAGGTGTCTGAGGAGGCCCGCGCCCGCTGTGCCCAGATCACCCACCAGCACTGCAACGGGGAGGTGGAGCCAGCCCTTGCCCTGCTGCTGCCGCCCGACATCTCCCCTCAG gGTGTGGAGGTGTGCAGGAAGCTGGTGAGTCGCTGCAGCCGGGAGAAGGTGGCGGCCTGGGTGCAGTCACACCTCACCCCCACACTCTTCTGCAAGGACCTCACTGCTGATGCTGACCGCCTCATCCGCCAGGCACAGAAGGCAGCCGACCTGCAGGCG GCAGCACAGCAGACGTCAAGCACCGATGTGACACCCTCAAACTcggagtgtgtggaggtgtgccctggtgtggtggtgatggacgtCTCCACCCCCAGCCACAGCCGCACCCCACAGTCACCCTTGGACCACTCCTTCAGCT CTCCAGTACATCAGCCAAGGCAGCTTCAGCTTCTGTCTAAGAAAGCCACCACTCCTCCCGAGGGCCTGCCCCTCAAGGCCAAGGAGCACCTGCCTGAGGCTCCTGCTCCCTCCATGGTCCTCAACACCATCAAG AGCATCCTGCGGGAGGTGACGTCCAGCCCTGGATCTGACTTGTCCGGCCTGGTAACACGGGAGCTGCTGCTGGCCATCACCGGGGACGTGAGGAGGAGCCTCTCACAGCGGCAGGATGTGCTGCTGACGGCACATCGCGCCCTAGAGACCCTCACTGTGGACCTGCTGGTGGTCATGG ctgtgtgtgtgccacCACTCATAACATCTGAGATACAGGAGGAATTTGTGTCCCTGTGGCGGCCTGTGGCTCTGGGGGGAGTGCTGCCTAGCCCCGCCTGCCTGGGTTCCATCCTCTGCCCCCGCACGGTGATGCTTGTGGCGCAGAACCCCAATGTGGCTCACCAGAAACTCTCCTGGAAGAAGATAGAGGAGCTGATCTGTCTCCTCTTGACGACTGAGCTGCTCACGCCAGCCACCCTCCTGGACCACTCTGTTGCTCTCCTCAGGCACTCCTGGCCCCAG GAGATCCTGTCGGGCATCTCTGTCTGCATTGAGGGAGTGACCCGCACCGCCCTCAAGCAGAAGGAGTTCCAGGATGACTCAACCCTGATGCAAATGCTGGACTGGGTGGGCTGGGTGTGTGAGCAGATGGATGATCTTGGGGAGGACTTCTAG
- the LOC135111405 gene encoding codanin-1-like isoform X2, producing the protein MAALIEQLVQGDLRPDDLLRWLDGVSTDTIPQELLPFRVEFVPVFLNYLREQSSSVLQSSSEVTPSKVPSSVRVTKYVSPRKAPASRGNQRRRQHCSSRAKSLMFAESSSKQEATSSSDESKVPAVEQLLRESSLPGDSWGGAGPRVSLREKTHRSKRHSLEGADHRGKHSEQRLVLGDFITSGVKQSKKKGSHLQGITSPPADSRAGGNSWSLRRQESPQVLDLSDQEAFPVVGATPSPQDRQSKRRINPTRILSPPSSGTSTQHHSKVKLFGEGSKAVFGVPYCQSPCSPFLAGEGAGSSSLEEERELLRLERLKRQGGGGVNGGKPEKLVAQESPPNQVVQKPAERTADHFKALPDLVTNHSCLDALAEVYANLILHSFAPNLMVELYYTLQLLTVPVTEEAEESSSSLLGTAHNCVYFATGVLLRVASLLKLLDRGALKLLSENPRVAAFSEELHRLLLEHLERPPPAPFLTQAPKSPIGGVSFQSDTDNRNNFPSDQAFHLFRKQRDSFYEMLRVWEEGHLTPGWSFSHTLASRIHYLLQISPSPTNLVHFARLFQSQLLAMCRGDDDQCHPNQDQEVLGVLTVLRRQHPEKYKRLYERLVTPAQLGGPCPAPSFSGSQEFFKDFIITAASFTFNQHLKDVLVSQILMLSEQQFLTMEQEEGDPVDNMVREEARSVVLNLRLLAKFLGFLEFLPYQTSEHLQENVLASQIALRSKVCPPVSLCGALRRCAAAGQLVVGVTWVVELLSMVDPVALHTYHYLTVVMALREVLRLLHVARPEGGTGCSSCGRACAGKTFAPSNSLLLKLLLGWLFDLPNFPDGLFFVEVSEADIDHQEYSLTLSTLNTHYSRLCAACLSLMLHTVPSKPEKEIPQLSQDAMSVGEMSPTKNCNPHPQALEDTQTCTPSKHVLQGAAFSPLKTPSKALVMSMVETPQVTPLKGSDTQVATETTHTLDEALFVDHQMITLCCPFVSELKNLLSDSLLGVAGSNKGASTFRKITPHSASDKSVHSHLQLQMQLEDNFFHNQPTSVRKTTDFVVERVSSNVIKTLRCQVLPSLREAAMEKLKAVIAEQFQSTPQGGERVRDLVRQQVVEVGREVSEEARARCAQITHQHCNGEVEPALALLLPPDISPQGVEVCRKLVSRCSREKVAAWVQSHLTPTLFCKDLTADADRLIRQAQKAADLQAAAQQTSSTDVTPSNSECVEVCPGVVVMDVSTPSHSRTPQSPLDHSFSSPVHQPRQLQLLSKKATTPPEGLPLKAKEHLPEAPAPSMVLNTIKSILREVTSSPGSDLSGLVTRELLLAITGDVRRSLSQRQDVLLTAHRALETLTVDLLVVMAVCVPPLITSEIQEEFVSLWRPVALGGVLPSPACLGSILCPRTVMLVAQNPNVAHQKLSWKKIEELICLLLTTELLTPATLLDHSVALLRHSWPQEILSGISVCIEGVTRTALKQKEFQDDSTLMQMLDWVGWVCEQMDDLGEDF; encoded by the exons ATGGCGGCGCTCATAGAACAGCTAGTGCAGGGTGATTTGAGGCCCGATGACTTGCTTCGGTGGCTGGACGGGGTTTCAACA GATACCATACCACAGGAGCTGCTTCCCTTCAGGGTGGAGTTTGTGCCGGTGTTCCTGAATTACCTGCGGGAACAGTCCAGCAG TGTGTTGCAGAGCAGCTCAGAGGTCACCCCCAGCAAGGTGCCCAGCTCTGTGCGAGTCACCAAGTATGTCTCCCCACGCAAGGCCCCAGCCAGCAGAGGCAACCAGCGCCGCCGTCAGCACTGCTCCTCCCGGGCCAAGAGTCTCATGTTTGCAGAATCCTCCAGTAAG CAGGAGGCCACAAGTTCGTCAGATGAGAGCAAAGTCCCTGCCGTGGAGCAGCTCCTGCGGGAATCCAGCCTGCCAGGAGACAGCTGGGGTGGCGCTGGGCCCAGAGTGTCCCTGCGTGAGAAGACCCACCGCAGCAAGCGACACAGCTTGGAGGGCGCCGACCACCGGGGAAAGCACAGTGAGCAGAGGCTGGTCCTGGGGGACTTCATCACTTCAGGGGTGAAGCAAAGCAAGAAGAAGGGTTCCCACCTGCAGGGCATCACCAGTCCCCCGGCAGACAGCAGGGCCGGGGGCAACAGCTGGTCCCTCCGCCGGCAGGAGTCCCCTCAGGTTCTAGACTTGAGTGACCAGGAGGCCTTCCCTGTTGTGGGCGCCACACCATCGCCACAGGACCGGCAGTCCAAGCGCAGGATAAACCCCACCCGCATCCTGTCGCCTCCCAGCAGCGGCACCAGCACGCAGCACCACAGCAAAGTGAAGTTGTTCGGGGAGGGCAGCAAGGCAGTGTTTGGGGTGCCATACTGCCAGTCCCCCTGCTCCCCATTCCTTGCCGGTGAGGGGGCAGGCAGCAGCAGCCTGGAGGAAGAGCGGGAGCTGCTGCGGCTGGAGAGGCTCAAGAGGcagggtggaggtggtgtgaaTGGAGGGAAGCCAGAAAAACTTGTGGCCCAGGAGTCTCCACCTAACCAAGTGGTACAAAAGCCTGCAGAGAGGACAGCAGACCACTTCAAAGCCTTACCAGACCTAGTCACAAACCACAGCTGCCTTGATGCACTGGCTGAAGTATACGCCAACTTGATATTACACAGCTTCGCCCCAAACCTCATGGTGGAGCTGTACTACACCCTGCAGCTCCTCACAGTGCCAGTGACAGAAGAGGCTgaggagagcagcagcagcctcctTGGCACGGCTCACAATTGTGTGTATTTTGCCACTGGCGTGCTTCTCAGGGTGGCCAGCCTGCTCAAGCTGCTGGACAGAGGAGCACTGAAGCTTCTGTCTGAGAACCCACGTGTGGCAGCCTTCTCAGAGGAGCTACACAGGCTACTGCTGGAGCACCTGGAGAGGCCGCCCCCCGCCCCCTTCCTCACCCAGGCACCCAAGTCACCCATCGGTGGTGTCTCCTTCCAGTCCGACACAGACAACCGTAACAACTTCCCCAGTGACCAGGCCTTCCATCTCTTCAGGAAGCAGCGGGACTCCTTCTATGAG ATGCtgcgtgtgtgggaggagggccACCTCACCCCTGGCTGGAGCTTCAGCCACACCCTGGCCTCCCGCATCCACTACCTGCTGCAGATCAGCCCAAGCCCCACCAACCTGGTCCACTTTGCCCGCCTCTTCCAGTCCCAGCTGCTGGCAATGTGTCGGGGTGATGACGACCAGTGCCACCCCAACCAGGACCAGGAAG TCCTTGGGGTGCTGACGGTGCTGAGGAGGCAACACCCTGAGAAGTACAAGCGCCTGTATGAGCGGCTGGTGACGCCGGCACAGCTGGGGGGACCCTGCCCAGCACCCTCCTTCTCCGGCTCTCAAGAGTTCTTCAAGGATTTCATCATTACAGCCGCCAGCTTCACCTTCAACCAGCACCTGAAGGACGTCCTGGTCAGCCAGATTCTCATGCTGAGCGAGCAGCAGTtcctcaccatggagcaggaggagggcg ATCCCGTAGACAACATGGTGAGGGAGGAAGCACGCTCGGTGGTGCTCAACCTGCGTCTCCTGGCCAAGTTCCTGGGTTTCCTGGAGTTCCTGCCATACCAGACCAGTGAACACCTGCAGGAGAATGTGTTGGCCAGCCAGATAGCGCTCAGGAGTAAG GTGTGTCCGCCTGTCAGCCTGTGTGGTGCGCTGCGGAGGTGTGCAGCAGCGGGCCagctggtggtgggggtgacgTGGGTGGTGGAGCTGCTCAGCATGGTGGACCCAGTGGCTCTGCACACCTACCACTACCTGACGGTGGTGATGGCACTCAGGGAGGTGCTCAGGCTGCTGCATGTGGCCCG GCCTGAAGGAGGGACAGGGTGTTCTTCATGTGGGAGAGCCTGTGCAGGGAAGACCTTTGCCCCATCCAACAGCCTCCTTCTCAAGCTGCTCCTTGGCTGGCTCTTTGACCTGCCCAACTTCCCAGACGGCCTCTTCTTTGTGGAGGTCTCGGAGGCGGACATTGACCACCAGGAATACAGTCTTACCCTTTCCACGCTGAACACTCACTACTCCCGCCTGTGTGCTGCATGCCTCAGCCTGATGTTGCACACAGTCCCCAGTAAACCTGAAAAGGAGATCCCACAGCTGTCACAGGATGCCATGTCTGTAGGGGAGATGTCACCCACCAAGAACTGTAACCCTCACCCTCAGGCCCTGGAAGACACCCAGACCTGCACGCCCTCAAAGCACGTCTTGCAAG GTGCAGCCTTCTCCCCGCTTAAGACTCCCTCCAAGGCGCTGGTGATGAGCATGGTGGAGACGCCCCAGGTGACTCCCCTCAAGGGCTCTGATACCCAGGTGGCCACGGAGACAACTCATACACTGGACGAGGCGCTGTTTGTGGACCACCAG ATGATCACGCTGTGTTGCCCCTTCGTGAGTGAGCTGAAGAACCTCCTGAGTGACTCTCTGCTGGGGGTGGCCGGCAGCAATAAGGGAGCCAGTACCTTCCGAAAGATTACCCCACACTCTGCCTCCGACAAGTCTGTTCACTCCCACCTACAGCTGCAG ATGCAGCTGGAGGACAACTTCTTCCACAACCAGCCCACGTCAGTGCGCAAGACAACGGACTTTGTGGTGGAGCGCGTGTCCTCCAACGTGATCAAGACGTTGCGGTGCCAGGTGCTCCCCTCACTCAGGGAGGCTGCCATGGAGAAG CTGAAGGCAGTGATAGCAGAGCAGTTCCAGAGCACTCCTCAGGGTGGGGAGCGGGTGCGGGACTTGGTGCGGCAgcaagtggtggaggtggggcgGGAGGTGTCTGAGGAGGCCCGCGCCCGCTGTGCCCAGATCACCCACCAGCACTGCAACGGGGAGGTGGAGCCAGCCCTTGCCCTGCTGCTGCCGCCCGACATCTCCCCTCAG gGTGTGGAGGTGTGCAGGAAGCTGGTGAGTCGCTGCAGCCGGGAGAAGGTGGCGGCCTGGGTGCAGTCACACCTCACCCCCACACTCTTCTGCAAGGACCTCACTGCTGATGCTGACCGCCTCATCCGCCAGGCACAGAAGGCAGCCGACCTGCAGGCG GCAGCACAGCAGACGTCAAGCACCGATGTGACACCCTCAAACTcggagtgtgtggaggtgtgccctggtgtggtggtgatggacgtCTCCACCCCCAGCCACAGCCGCACCCCACAGTCACCCTTGGACCACTCCTTCAGCT CTCCAGTACATCAGCCAAGGCAGCTTCAGCTTCTGTCTAAGAAAGCCACCACTCCTCCCGAGGGCCTGCCCCTCAAGGCCAAGGAGCACCTGCCTGAGGCTCCTGCTCCCTCCATGGTCCTCAACACCATCAAG AGCATCCTGCGGGAGGTGACGTCCAGCCCTGGATCTGACTTGTCCGGCCTGGTAACACGGGAGCTGCTGCTGGCCATCACCGGGGACGTGAGGAGGAGCCTCTCACAGCGGCAGGATGTGCTGCTGACGGCACATCGCGCCCTAGAGACCCTCACTGTGGACCTGCTGGTGGTCATGG ctgtgtgtgtgccacCACTCATAACATCTGAGATACAGGAGGAATTTGTGTCCCTGTGGCGGCCTGTGGCTCTGGGGGGAGTGCTGCCTAGCCCCGCCTGCCTGGGTTCCATCCTCTGCCCCCGCACGGTGATGCTTGTGGCGCAGAACCCCAATGTGGCTCACCAGAAACTCTCCTGGAAGAAGATAGAGGAGCTGATCTGTCTCCTCTTGACGACTGAGCTGCTCACGCCAGCCACCCTCCTGGACCACTCTGTTGCTCTCCTCAGGCACTCCTGGCCCCAG GAGATCCTGTCGGGCATCTCTGTCTGCATTGAGGGAGTGACCCGCACCGCCCTCAAGCAGAAGGAGTTCCAGGATGACTCAACCCTGATGCAAATGCTGGACTGGGTGGGCTGGGTGTGTGAGCAGATGGATGATCTTGGGGAGGACTTCTAG